The following is a genomic window from Campylobacter lari subsp. lari.
TACCCGCAATGATACAAATTTAGTATTAAATAATACATCTTTTAAGATTATAGGTTCTGAGGAATTTGTAAAAAATATGGAACTTAACCTAGGTTATGTTTTATTGGATCAATTATCTCGTGAAGAAAAATTCGAAGCAAAAAATATTAAAATTTCTGAATTTCCTTTAGAAAAACTTAGTTTTAACAATATCTTTAATCCTAGTAGAAATAGTGAGCAAAATATAAGCATTGATAGTGCTAATTTTATAAGTTCTATTACTTTTGACTTTGATAAATTAAAAATTTTTGCAAAAACAGCTCAAAATACTCAAAATGATTATGATAGTGTTTTAAAACTAGATTTAGCTAAATTTAACCTTGCAAATGAAAACTTTATATTAAATAATATTAATTTAGATATGAATTTTAATAATCTTTCCAAAAAAGCTTATGATAGTTTAGTACAAAATTCAAATACTGATATTTTTTCTATGATGCTTTTAGCAAGTCAGTTTTTAAAAGCAAACCCGCAAATTATCTTAAATAATCTAAGCTTTGAAAAAGAAGGTAAAAAATTTGATGCAAATGGGCAAACTATTTTCACTGAAAATAATATAAAATCCCAATTTCATGCAAACACTGAAATTCTTCCTAGTCAAATTTGGCCTGATTTTGCAAATTTTGATACTTATTTTGTAGATAGTAACGGCTCTTATGTGCTTGATTTTATTTATGATGATTCTAATAAAAGTGATGTTACAACTATCATTAATGGTGAAAGACTCATCATAAATCCACAATGACAAATTTAAGCTTAACTTTTCGTCCTAAAACTTTAGATGAGGTTTTAGGGCAAGAAAATTTAGTAGAAATTTTTAAAAAATTCATACAAGCTTCAAAACTCCCTCATAGTATATTTTTTGGCCCAGCAGGTTGCGGGAAGACTTCTTTTGCAAGAGCAATAGCATATGAGTATAAACTAGACTTTTATGAATTTGATGGTGGAAATTTTAAGCTTGAAGAGCTTAGAAAAATACTAAGTAATTATGAAAATTCTTTGTATAAGCCTTTGATATTTATCGATGAGGTGCATAGGCTTTCAAAAATCCAGCAAGAAATGCTTTTAATCCCTTTAGAAAATCAAAAATGCCTTTTCATAGGTGCAAGCACTGAAAACCCTTACTTTACTTTAACTTCAGGCATAAGAAGCAGAAGTATGCTTTTTGAATTTAAAGGCTTAGAGTATAAAGACTTAGAAAAACTTGCCACAAAAGTACAAGAAAAACTCCAATGTAAAATCGATGATGATGCCAAAGATTTTTTAATCACTTCTAGTGCAAATGATGCAAGAAGTTTTTTAAATTTATGTGAGTTTGCTTTGGCTTTAGATGGCACTCATATCACGCTTGAAACTTTGAAAAAATTAAGAGCAAATGTTTTAAGCGATGGTACTTCAAGCAAAGATACACACTATAAGCTAGCAAGTTCTTTGATAAAAAGTTTAAGAGGAAGCGATGTAGATGCGAGTTTGTATTATCTTGCAAGATTGATTGATGGGGGTGAGAGTGCTGATTTCATCGCTAGAAGATTAGTGATATTTGCAAGTGAAGATATCTCAAATGCAAACCCTCAAGCACTAAATTTGGCCACAAGCACATTAATAGCTGTAAAAAACATAGGCTATCCTGAAGCTAGGATCATCTTAGCTCAATGTGTGGTATTTTTAGCAAGTTCGCCTAAGTCAAACTCAAGCTATCTTGCTATAAATGAAGCGCTAAATTATGTGCAAAACAATCCTGCATTAAAAATACTTCCTTATCTTGATAATAACAACCCACAAAGAAAAAACTACCTTTATCCGCATGATTTTGGAGGCTGGGTGAAGCAAAGATATCTAGAAAAAGATTTGAAATTTTATCATAGTAAAGGCATAGGTTTTGAAGCACAGCTAGATTTATGGCTAAATGATATGAAAAAAGTCAAAAAGTGATTTTAAGCACAATGTAAAAATATTTTTATATAATTTTCATTTTTTGGTTCCGTAGCTCAGTTGGTAGAGCACCACCTTGACATGGTGGTGGTCGTTGGTTCAAGTCCAATCGGAGCCACCATTTTTTATTTCTTTTGATCAATTTACTACATATACTTTAACAAATTCGTAAATTCTTGGATTTCTTTTTCTTGGTCTAAGATAATTTTTTTAGCAATATCAGTGATAGTTTTGTCTTTAGAATAAAATAAAATTTGTTTTGAAGCATCTACCGCACCTTGATGATGTGCTATCATCGCTTCTAGAAAGTCTTTATTGATGTTTTTGCTTTCTTTAACCGAACTCATTAAAATCATCATTTTTTGCATGAGTTCTTTTTCTTCTTGAACAAATTTTTTATAAGTTTCTTCATCAATTTGAGTTTTTGTATAAAGACTTTTATCTAGAATTTCTTGAAATTCTTGGATTTCTTTTTCTTGAGCTTTGATGATATTTTGAGCAATTTTTTTCATCTCTTCACTTTTTGTATGTTCTAGCAAAAGCTTAGAAGAATCAATAGCACCTTGATGATGTGGGATCATATTAGCTAAAAAATCTCTTTCTATATCATTGCTTTGTACTAAAGGATTTTTCATCATGGGTTCATGCATACTCATCATGATTTGTGATGAAATACTTCCAGAAACTCCATGATGAGCATGGTGAGAATTTGCAGCAAATAAAGCACTTGCTAAAACTAAACTTGAAACTATAGTTTTTATTTTCATTTTTTTCCTTAAACTTTTAATTTAAAAGCAAAAATATATAAAAATATCACAAACTAAAATTAACAAAAAAATTCAATTTTTTTTTGTTATAATTTATATAAAAATATCACAAGGATGGAAAATGCTTAAAGAACTACTTGAAATAAAAAAAGAAATGGAACCTATAATTCATGATTGTTCAGTAAAAATTCAAGTAGCCGCAAGAGAAGTAATCGTAAGAAAAAGAGAATATGAAATTTACGGGCCTATGATAGATAGAGTATATCTTGATAATGCCATTTATATTAAAATTTTTGGTAGTGGGCGTGATACAAAAAGCACTAAAGTTGATATTAAAAACGGCCTTTATATGGTATATGTAGCTCCTGATAAACCAACCAATCAAGAAATCATGAATAAACTAAAAATCGCATTTGAAAGTATAGATAATAAATTCATTTCAAGAATTTTAGAACTTAATAGAAGAATGAAAGAGGTGATTAATAAAACCCAAGCAACTCTAGCAAAAGCATCTAATATGAATGTTTTAATAGAAACTAATCTAGGTGAAGCAACTGCAGCGCATAAGTTTGTAATCACTATCAAATACCTAAAAGATAATCAAAAATTAGAATTAAAAAATTCAAAATCAGCAGGAAGCTTTAGAGATACTAAAAATCATATCAACCTAGTAGTAGAAAAAAGCACTGATTCAGCTGTATGTGAAAAATTACTCCGTGATGTTGAAGTTTATTTCATAGGTAGTGGAAAATAAAATCACTTTTTCACTCTCAAATTTGCTGAATGCGTCAAAGCCACCGCAATAGCATCAGTAATATCAAGTGGCTTGATATCTTTTGAAATTCCAAGTAATCTTTTTACCATAAACGCAACTT
Proteins encoded in this region:
- a CDS encoding DUF945 family protein; amino-acid sequence: MKKTIAGVVVVVLLAIGFFASASYINSINEKIFAQMSQDTIYYSVEDANYTKGLLNSKGSFIATLNDLPYTFKVNIDFSNNFFASNNAIVSILNENEDLKGIFPNEEIFKILVSVKGGDININAKINDINFTRNDTNLVLNNTSFKIIGSEEFVKNMELNLGYVLLDQLSREEKFEAKNIKISEFPLEKLSFNNIFNPSRNSEQNISIDSANFISSITFDFDKLKIFAKTAQNTQNDYDSVLKLDLAKFNLANENFILNNINLDMNFNNLSKKAYDSLVQNSNTDIFSMMLLASQFLKANPQIILNNLSFEKEGKKFDANGQTIFTENNIKSQFHANTEILPSQIWPDFANFDTYFVDSNGSYVLDFIYDDSNKSDVTTIINGERLIINPQ
- a CDS encoding replication-associated recombination protein A, which codes for MTNLSLTFRPKTLDEVLGQENLVEIFKKFIQASKLPHSIFFGPAGCGKTSFARAIAYEYKLDFYEFDGGNFKLEELRKILSNYENSLYKPLIFIDEVHRLSKIQQEMLLIPLENQKCLFIGASTENPYFTLTSGIRSRSMLFEFKGLEYKDLEKLATKVQEKLQCKIDDDAKDFLITSSANDARSFLNLCEFALALDGTHITLETLKKLRANVLSDGTSSKDTHYKLASSLIKSLRGSDVDASLYYLARLIDGGESADFIARRLVIFASEDISNANPQALNLATSTLIAVKNIGYPEARIILAQCVVFLASSPKSNSSYLAINEALNYVQNNPALKILPYLDNNNPQRKNYLYPHDFGGWVKQRYLEKDLKFYHSKGIGFEAQLDLWLNDMKKVKK
- a CDS encoding DUF305 domain-containing protein, with the protein product MKIKTIVSSLVLASALFAANSHHAHHGVSGSISSQIMMSMHEPMMKNPLVQSNDIERDFLANMIPHHQGAIDSSKLLLEHTKSEEMKKIAQNIIKAQEKEIQEFQEILDKSLYTKTQIDEETYKKFVQEEKELMQKMMILMSSVKESKNINKDFLEAMIAHHQGAVDASKQILFYSKDKTITDIAKKIILDQEKEIQEFTNLLKYM